Part of the Permianibacter fluminis genome, CGTTTTTGACATCGGCAATGCTCAGCAGCGTGGTGTAGCTGGTGCCGCCGGTGGTATCGCGTTCGATAGTGACCGGAATGGCGGTGTCGCTGCGGGCATCGATAGTGACGCGATAACGGTGACCGCTGGCTGGCGTGCCATCGACACCGGGGCTCAGCGTGTTGGTGGCGCCGAGACAGCGATAGCCGATGAGTCCGCTGCCGGAACCGCGCACCGAAACGCTGTCGGGTCGTAGCGTGCTGTTGTTGTTGCAACTGGCCGCCGGCGTACCGGAGCCGTTGCCGCGACCTTCACCGGTGTTGAGAAAATTGCCGTACTCATCCAGACCGACGCCGAGCCAGCCGCCGGCAAAACCGTTCTTTGAAGTCGCGGTGAGTTGGGCGTAACCGAGCGAGCCACCGTAACCGCCGGGCTGCGGCGTCACCGTGGCGTCGGACAAGATCACCGCAATACCGTCGGCGCCGTTGCCGCCGTAATCGTGCAACAGAAAGGACAACTGAACAAAGTTGCCGTCAGCGGGAAACAGCCGTTGCAGCGTGGCAGCAGTGGCAACGTTGCCGCTGGCATCGGTCATTCGCAACCGGTTGTTGACGATCACCGGCACGCCGAAACTGCCGTTGCTGGAGCTGGTGGCCCAGTCACTGCCAAGGCCGCTGCTGCGATTGAAACTGTCACTGAAACAAACCTGTGAACTGGGGCTGATGATCAGCGTCGCTGCCAGCCAGGCATTGTTGCTGTAGGACGTCGCGGTCGTGCCGCTGCTGCCGGTATTGGCAGCGCGATAGAGCGCAGCGCCAGCAATGCCGTTGGCGGTGCCGCCGGTACTGTTGAACGACCATGCGGGGGAGCTGCTTGGACTGGCGTTGACGAAGGCGGTGTCGCCATCGGCGCCGGCAAACAGCGCCAGCACATAGCTGCCGTCATTGGCAACCGGGCGGGTCGGCGCGGTCGCGGTGGTGCCGGTGCCGCTGGCTACACCAAAGGCGGAGATTGGATTGACGGTGTCGGCACTGCGCAAGGCGATCATGCCGGCGACGGTGCGGGAATTCCCGGAGAACGTGAAGGTCTGTGAGCCGAGCCCGCCAGTGGGAATGAAGCGATAGAACACGTAATAGCGCGCGTTGCCGTTGGTTGTTGGGCCCAGCAGCACACTCCAGCCACTCGGCGTCGTCACGGTAACGGAACTGCGCACGGCAATGTGGGTGATCAGCAAATCGCCGGCGGCACTGTTCACCGGCGGTACGATGGCGATGTTATTGACGGCGGTGGTCTGGACATTGGTCCGGGTGTTGACATAGCTGACATCGGCCCAGCAGTCATCCGCTACCAATAGTGCCAGCAGTAGCGTGATCCAGATTGCCGATTTTGCCCACCATGCGCGCATTGCTGTCCTCAACGCTCCGTCAGTTTTGATCCCGTTAGCCAACTCAATTCACCAGATTGTGCGCCGCGACCTGAACAACGCGACTGGCGCGCAAGTTGCCCGCCGTGCAAGTGGCGGTGCTGGTCAGGGTGTAATGGGTGTCGGCGTTGACCACTTGACTGCTGCACACCAGATTGACGGCACAATTGTTGAAACCGGATCCGGTCAAGGTCTGGTTGATGCCAGCACCGCCGGTGCAAGCGCTTACGGCGGCGTTGATCGGGAACAATCGCATCATGCCCGCCTGGGCGCCGCTGTCAGCGGCGAGAAACGCGCGCGCCGACAAAGCCTCCTGGGCAACGCTGAGATTGCCGATGGCGATCGTCCGGTACAGTACCGCCGCCAGCAAGCCGAGCACCACCAAAATAAATAATGCCAATGGCAGCGAGAATCCGCGCGGCGTGTTTTGGCAGCGAAGCAGCGCGTGCGTTGTTACGAATTTGGTGTGCGCCGCTGTCGGCAGCGTAGCGAAATCAGGGCACATTGCGGATCAACACCTCGTGTGCGTAACGCAGGGTTTCCGTGCCGGCGCTGAGCCGCAGCTGCAGGCTCAGCACGGCATTGCGTTCGAGTGAGCCACTGGTATAGCGAAAGGCGGTGTTGCTGACATCGCTGACCTGGACATTTTCGGCCAGCAGCGTGCCGCCACTCAAATCGTTTTTGGTTGGTTGAACAACCGTGCTGGCGTAGCCGGTGTAGCGGCGGATCTGGTTGGCAGCAGTGACACAAAAACTGACCGGGGCACCGACAATGAAAAGGCGCCGGCCCGGTGAGCTGCGCGGAAATTGTTTGGCCGCCGTCAGCGTGATGCTGACCATGTTGTTGGCATCCGGCGCGCCCACACTGGCAATGCCGGCCGTCGCGAGTGGGCTTGGCCCATACATGTCGGAGCTGCTGCCATTGCCGGTCAGCAGAGGCATCACCGACAACGACCAGCTGCCAGCGGGCAGCGTAAACGCCGCGGCAGTAACGGTGCTGCTGGCACTGGTCAGTGGCAGATCAACATAGGTGCTGCCGAGTTGTACCGGCCGAAACTCGACGCAATCGCCATCGCTGGTGACGCGGATGCTGTTGGGCAGGGCATTGCGCAGTTCCCGGCTCAGACGTTCAACGGCAAAGCGGGCGCTGGCGCTGAGCTCGGCGCGCAAATTGGCTTCGACGTACTGGCGTATGCTGGTGGTGTAAATGGAAATGAGACCAACGCCAATGACGCCCAGTATGGCGATGACAATCACCAGTTCAATCAACGTGTAACCGCGTGCGCGCGTGACCATCAGAAGTTGCCCCGGTACGCGGCAAAGACAAAGCTGCCACCGATCGGCGCGGTCACTGTCACCGTGATTTTTTTCAGCGCCGGTTGCAGCAGGCCGAAACCGGCGTTGAAATCGCTACCAGCGTAGCCGACGCTGATTTGCACCCGGAAGCCGTCGTAATTGCTTTGCGCGGTACCGAGCGCATTGATGGGCGGCGACTCATTCAGGCCGTGATAATCATCGACATCATCATAGTTGGCGCGGGTTTCGCCGGCTTCGGCACCGAGTGTGACGGTGCAGGCAGGCTGGCCGGTTTCACCGCAGCGGGTGACGCCGCCCGAGGCATTGTTTTCGTCAAAGCGCTTGCTGAGAATTTCATCCAGATAGGCTTGCGCCAATGTTGCGGCGCGCATGCTGACAATGGGGTCGGCGCTGTTGCGGCTGGCGGTCAACAAACCAACACCGAGCGCGGTCAGGGCAATAGCGGTGACCACGATCGTGACGATCAATTCGATCAGACTGAAGCCGGTCGACGTTTTGCCAAGCCGGCCGCGCGGTTCAACAGGCATGGGCGTATCCACTGGCTTCGACACAGACTTGCCAGCTGTCGCTGGCCGTCAGCACAAACGTGGTGGCACTGGCGTTGCCAAGCCCGTCGTAGGTCAGGGTTGTGGTCGGGCTCAAGCTGACATCACTGGGCAGTGCGCGTGGGTAGTTGCCACCGCCTTCCGGCAGCGACAAATTAACGCCATCCGCAGTGATGCTGTAACTGTTGCTGGTCGGCACAAAACGGATGGCGCGGGTGGCGTCGGACATGGCCAGCTGCTGGGCATAGCGCAGCGCCGCCAACACCTCGTCGCGCGCGGCGCGGGCGGCCACATCGCTGCTGCGGGGCAAGCGCGGCAACACGGTCACCGCCAGAATGCCGAGCAGGATCATGACAATCACCAGCTCCAACATGGAAAAGGCAGCTACCCGGGGGAGCTGCCTTTTCGGTGGCGTACCTGGCACGGGGTAAGCCTGCGCTAATTTAGCAACCGGTGGTGGTTTGGGTAATCACCGGTGCGGCACCCGGACCGGCGGCAGAGGCATACACCAGTTGGCAGCTGGCCGGTGTCGTTGCCTTGGTCAGCTGGATGGTGCCGGTACCGGCATTCACGGTGAAATCCGATGCCGGATTCAAGGTCAGCAGGCTGGTGATATTGGCAGTGGTCGGGTAGCCGTACACCACATCAAAACCGGCCTCGCCGGCATCACCGGTATCACCATCATTGTTCAAATCCAGATCGATGTCGCCGGTTGCGCCGAGCTGGCCGGCAATGGCGGCCTTGGCATAGACCATGGTTGCCGCACTGCGCATTGAGGCATCAACGCCCTGCAGCACGGCCTTGTTGGCATCGCCTTTCAGATTGACGAACAGCGGTGCGGCGGTGGCGGCCAAAATGCCTAGGATCACCAGCACGACGATTAGTTCGATCAAGGTGAAGCCCTGTTGTCTATTGGTGAACTGCTGATTATTGGTGAGCTGCTGCTTACCTGTAAATTTCATGGAAAACACTCCAGTCAAAGCGGATGGGATAGCCGAGTTTGTTTCCCTTACGGCGCTGCCGAGGCCCATACCTACACCGGCGGCGGTATCACTGCTTTTGTCCATCCGGCCATTTTGCTGCGTCGGCGGTACGGACCAATCCCTCGTGATGCCATAAAGCGTAGGCCGAAATGGCACGATTCGCCAGTCAGGTATTCTCAATTGCTGCGGGCGCTGCGTGCCCTGCAAGCCAGTCGAGTCGGTACCGGTCCAGCGGTTCAGAACTGGACGTCTGCATTGACCTCGCCGGTGTCCGGAAAGTAGCGAATCGTCATCTCGCCGGCGCGCAGGTAGCGATAGCTGCAGCCCAGACCCCGCTGCGCATCAAACAGGGTTTGCACCCGAAAATCGGCCTCGCCAACAATGGCCGCTGACGGCGGCAGACCACCGAGCAGGCCGTACCACAGCGACAGGCAGTCGCGGGTTTGCAGCGGCCGTTGTTCGGCGGCCTGCCAGTCGCTGCCAATCGGATAACCCTGTTCGTTCAAATCCAGGCTGCCATTGCCGAAGCCAGCGACATCAATGAATTGCGCCAGATGGCCCGTGTGCACAGTGCGGTTGGCGGTATGCGCAATCAACTGATGCTTGGCCGCGACCAGTGTCAGGCTGTCGCGAAATGCAACGGCCGTTTGCCGGACCACGGTTTCATGGGCGAATTTCAAACTGCCACCAATGCTCGGCAAAATCGCGTACACCACCGCAGCCAAAATCATGACTACCAAGGCAAACTCCAGCAGTGAAAATCCCGACTGGGGTTTCAACGCGCGCTTCGATTGGCGTTTCGTTTGCTGCTGCCCCGTGCCGCGGTGTTTGCTCATTGCTGGTCAATTCTGCTCAATGGCCGCCGGCGACTGCTGCCAGTTTCCACATCGGCATGAAAATGCCGAGCGCCAATACCAGCACCATGGCGCCCATCGCGACAATCAGGATCGGTTCGATGTTCTGCGCCAGCCGTTTCAGGTCGTAATCGACTTCCCGTTCGTAGAAATCGGCGACCTCATCAAGCAGCTTGTCGAGTTGGCCGGTTTCTTCGCCGACCACCAGCATCTGCAGCACCAGTGGCGAAAACATGCCGGTGTTGTGCGCCGTTCGGCTGATGTTCTCGCCGCGCTCGACGCCTTCCCGCATTTTCTTGACCAGCACGGCGACTTTGGCATTGTCGACCGCATTGGCCACCACTGCCAGCGAGGTCGATATTGGCACGCCAGAGCGCTGACACATGGCAAACGAGCGAGCAAAGCGTGACAACAGCGCCCGGTAAATGATCGTTCCGATAATCGGAATTTTCAGCTTGAAACCATCCCAGGCCAACTTGCCCGGCTCTGATTCGCGCCAGCGGAAGAAAAATATGACACTGCCGATAATCAGCACCAGCAGATGCGGCCAGTAATGCACGAAGAAATTGGAAGTGAAAATCAGGATGCGGGTTGGCAGCGGCAGTTCGGCCCGGAACGAGGCAAACAGCGAGGCAAAGGCTGGCACGACAAACAGGTTGATCACGGTAATGGCGATCGCCATCGCGATCATGACGATGGTCGGGTAACGCAGCGCCTGCTTGATGCGCTGCTGGGTATCCAGCTCGAGTTCCAGATAGCGGCCAAGCTGCTCGAATGCCAGATCCAGTCGGCCGGTGTTTTCACCGACGTGAATCATGCTGACGTAAAGCGCAGAAAACACATGGCCCTGACGGCCCATCGCCGCGGCGAGTTCGATACCGGAGGTCAGGTCATCGACCACGGCAGTCAACGCACTTTTAAGTTCGGCACTGGGGCTGGTTTCGGCGAGGCCGGAAATGGCGCGGATGATCGGCACGCCGGCCTTGGTCAGCGAATACATCTGCCGGCTGAACATGATCAGATCCGGCAGCGAGGCTTTCTTGCGGCTAAACAGTTGCAAGGGCCGCTTGGATTTCGGCACCGCCGCCAGCTGCTCTTCGATGCTGGTCGGCATGATGCCATCAGCCATCAGCCGTGAGGCCAGCATGTCAGCCGTCCCGGACTCGCTGCGGCCTTCGATCAATTCGCCGCTGCTGTTGCGGCCTTTGTAGTAATACATCGGCATGACGGTTGGCCTTCAGCGCTTGGGTCGGGTGAGCTCAGTCATCCAGCAATGCCACTTCGCTGACCCGGGTCACTTCGTCCAGTGAGGTCAGGCCGTCGCGTGCGTAATCGAGTGCAGCAAGCCCGAGCGGACGGTAGCCCGGCGCGCGCTTGGCCGCGTTGACGAAGGCATTCTGATCCTGGCGGCGCAAGGCTTCGGCCAGCTCGTCGTTGATCACCAGCAGTTCGAATACGCCGAGCCGGCCGCGATAGCCGGTCTGGTTGCAGTGATTGCAGCCGCGCGCGGTTTTGAAACCGCTCAATTCGGTCTGGCCTTGCTGGTGCAGCCAGCTTTTTTGTTGCGGCGTGAGCTCGCTGACTTGCGCGCAATGCGAGCAGAGTTTGCGAATCAAGCGCTGGGCGATGATGCCGCGCAGCGTACTGGCGACCAGATACGGTTCGGCGCCCATGTCGGTCAGCCGCAGCGCGCTCTGGATGGCGTCGTTGGTGTGCAATGTCGACAGCACCAGGTGGCCGGTCAGCGCTGCCCGCAAACCGATGGTGGCGGTTTCCTGATCGCGCATTTCGCCGATCATCACAATGTCCGGATCGGCACGCAGCACCGTCCGCAGCACCGCGGCAAAGGTCAGCTCGATTTTGGTATTGACCTGAACCTGATTGATGCGCGGCAACCGGTATTCGACCGGATCTTCGACCGTGATGATTTTTACATCCGGCTTGTTCAGTTCATTCAGCGCGGCATACAGCGTGGTTGATTTGCCGGAGCCGGTCGGGCCGGTGACCAGCAAAATGCCATGGGGCCAGCGCAGCAGCTTGCGCAATTCTTCGGCTTGCGCCGGCGGCATGCCGATTTGATCAATGCGCAGCTGGCCGCCACCTTGGTCCAGCAGCCGCATCACCACCGATTCGCCGTGCGCCACCGGCAAGGTTGCCAAGCGGACATCGATGCTGCGGCCTTGCACGCTCATGTTGAAGCGGCCATCCTGCGGCCGCCGCTTTTCCGAGATGTCGAGATTGGACATCAGCTTCAGCCGCAGCACCACCGCCGGTGCGATGCGTGCTTCCCGCACCACTTGTTCCTGCAAAACGCCGTCGACCCGCAGCCGAATCCGCAGGCTGCCTTCTTCCGGCTCCAGATGCACGTCGGATGCGCCGTATTTGACGGCATCTTCGAAAATGCTTTGCAGCAGGCGGGCGACTGGCGCTTCCGAGACATCAACGCTGTCGCCGAGCCGGGCCAGATCGAATTGATCGCCGCTGGTTTCGCCCAGCTCCTGCGCCAGACTTTCAATCTGCTCGGTGTGCCGATACACAATATCAATGGCCCGCATCAACTCGCTTTCGCGGGTGACGCCGATGCGCAGCGGCTTGTCGAGCAGCGATTGCATTTCGTCGATGCGGGTCAGATCGGTCGGGTCCGACATCACCGCGAGATAGTGGCCGCTGCCTTCCTCGATGATCAGCGCCCGGTAACGGCGCGCCTGCACTTCGGTCAGCTTGTGGGCGAGGCTTTCGTTGAGTTTGTGCCGGCCCAGTTCGATAAACGGAATCTGGATTTGCTGGGCCAGGAATTTCAGCAGTTGGGTTTCGTCAACCACCTGCATGTCGACCAAGGTGGTGCCCAGCCGCTGGCCGGTGCCTGCTTGTTGTTTCAGCGCCGCCTGCAACTGTTCGGCCGTGATGACGCCATTCTCGACCAGCAAATCGCCCAGTCGGATTTTCGTGCGCTTCATGGTGTTACCTGCGAAGAAGAGTCGGTGGTGGCCGGCGCGGGTGCGGCGGCGTTGGCCACCGCGCTGCTCAGCTGTTGCAGACGCTGGCGACCAAATTGTGCGACCGCGGTCGGCAACTGCGGATCGCGCAGTGCGGCGCGCCAGGCGGCGAGGGCGCCAGCGTTGTCACCCAGTGGTTCCAGTGACAAGGCCAAACCGGCGTAGTGACGACCGTGTTCCGGTTGCAGGTTCAGCAAGCCGCGATAGCGGGCAGCGGCGGCGGCATGGGCACCGGTTTGTTGTTCGGCCAGTGCCAGTACGGCGTGATAGTCGGGCGCCTCTATCATGGTTGGCGGCTGTTGCTGCAGCACAGTCAGCGCCGCAGCAAATTGCTGTTGCTGCAAAAACTCGGTGCCGAGCCATTGCCGCACGGACCAGTTGTCGGGCTTGGCGTGCAGCAGTGCTTGCGCGTGCGCGCGTGCCGCCAAAGGCGCCTGCTGCGCTTCAATCTGCAATTGCAGCACCTGCAGTTCGCTGTCATCCGGCTGCAATTGCAGGCCACTGCGAACTGCGGCGTCGGCGCCACGCCAGTCACCGACTGCCAGCGCCCGGCGCGCCTGCTGTCGCCATTGCACCAGTTGTTCCGGCAGCGACTGCTGCGCCGGTTGCCGTTCGAAAACACTCGGGGCGGGTGCCGGACTCGCTGTCTGCTGGCGCGGTGTTTGTTGACTCGCGAACGGGTCGGTAATGGCTACGGTTTCTACAACATCGCCAATATCGGCTTCGCGATCAGCGATGGGTAGCGCCACCGTCAGCTCCGGGTTTTCTGCTTCCACCAACTCCCAGCCAATACTGGCCGGTTTGCTTGCGCCTGCTTTTGTCTTGTTGGCGGATGTGCTTGCGCTGGCTATTGGCTGCTGTTCGGTGATCGGCTTTGCGGTCAACGGAGTTGGCTTGACTGGTGTTGCTGGGATTGTGGTTACCGGGATTGCGGCGTCGGCGCGCTCGCTGTTGTTTGCTGGCGCATTCGCGACATCAGCGTGCAACGCTGTGTTGGTTGAGTCAGCCGGAAACGGTTGGGTCAGCGCAGCCGACGCTTGGTTGATTCCCGTCGCCGGGTTCTGCTGCTGCCAACGCCAGAACAGAATGCTGCCGGCGAGCAGCACGACAGCGCCCAGCCACCATGGCCAGCGGACCTGCGCTTCGGCGGCTTTTTTCACCGGCAACACGTCAACGCTGGCCAGTGTCGGCATGGCCTGCTGGCGATCGGCCAGCTCGCGCAGCATCGTGTTGACGACGCTCATGGCTGGGTCCAGAACGCCAACGCCAAGCCGGCGCTGAGCAGACCGGCTGCCAGCAACAGACATTGGCGTAACGCGCGTTGCAAGGGGCGAGTCGCTTCGGTGTCGCTGGCGGCGTGCAGCACGTCGCGCAGTCGCAGGCGATAGCGCTGACCGGCGTAAGCCAGCATCAGGCATTTGTGGCTGAGCAGATTGAGCACGCGCGGCGTGCCGACGGCAAAAAAATGCAGTGCCGCTTGCGCGGGCCGAGAAAAACCACGGCCGTGTTGCCAGCCGGCATGATCGAGCCGGTGCTGCAAATAGCGATTGCTTTGGCGCAAGCTCAGCCGTGGCAAGCAATAGGAAAACGCAATGCGCTGGCGCAATTGCCGCAGCTGTGGCCGCGCCAGTCGGGTATCGAGTTCGGGTTGACCAAACAGCACAACCTGCAAAAGTTTGCCGCGTTCGGTTTCCAGATTGGTAAACAGCCGCAGGCTTTCCAGGCTGCTGTCGGGCAGCGCCTGGGCTTCATCGATGATCAGCACCACCGGATGGCCCGCGCGCGCCAACGCCAGCAATTGCCGTTCGATGGCGCGAGGCAATTCGGCGGTTGCCAGCGTGTCCGGCAAGCCCAGTTCGCTGGCCAGCGCGCGCTGCAAGGCCGGCGGTTCCAGATTGGCGTTGGCGACATAGGCATACGGCTGTTTGCCGTGCAGCGAATTGAGCAGCAGCCGGCACAGCAAGGTTTTGCCACTGCCCACTTCACCGGTGATCTTGATAAAACCTTCACCGCCGGCTAGTGCCACCAGCAGTACATTGAGCGCTTCGCGGTGGCCGGGCAAATCGCAAAAGAATTGCGTATTCGGAGTCAGCGTGAACGGCAGTTCGCGCAGGCCGAAATGTTGCAGATACATGGCGGCAGCGTCCGGTGCTTACGGCTTCTCGCCGGTGTAGCGATCGACTCGCTGCCGGCTGCCGTCGATATCCTGCTGCCAGATTTCATCGCTGGTGACCAGCGGTCGCAGCAGAATGACAAGTTCACTTTTGGCGCTGGCTTCGCGCTGCTGGGTGAACAATTTGCCGAGCCAGGGAATTTCCGACAGCCACGGAATGCCGGCGTCTTCCTGACTCAGTTTGTCCTGCATCAGGCCGCCAATGACGATGATTTGACCGCTGCGGGCGCGGACAATGCTGTCGGCTTCGCGGATGCTGGACAGCGCCAGCGGCAGGGTCAGTTGGCCAGTGCTGCCGAAATCGATTTGTTTGGTTTGGTCTTTCACTTCGCTGACGCTGGGATGCACATGCAGTGTGATATCGCCGCTGTCGCCAATCTGCGGGGTGACATCCAGCGCGATGCCGGAGAAGAACGGCGACAGCGTGACATTGGGCGTGCTGGTCGCACCGCCGGTGCCGGAGGTGGTGGTGGTTGAAATGCCGGTGACGAAGAACTCATCAGTGCCGACTTTGATCACCGCTTTCTGATTATTGACCGTCGATACGCGCGGACTCGACAGCACCTGCACCGTGCCTTGGGTGCGCAACAACTGCAACGTCGCTTCAAAATCGCCGCCAGTGAAAATGCCAGTGAAATAACCATTAAGCGGATTTTGCTGGGCCGGAATGTCGAGTATTTGGCCGGTCTGGCCGGTTTCCTGAGTGCCACCGCCGGTCTGGCTCAGATTGGTCCAGTCGATGCCGGCCTGAAAACCATCGCTCAGCGTCACTTCGAGAATTTTGGCTTCCAGAATCACTTGCCGCTGCAGATGCGTTTCGGCGCTGCTCAGGTAGCGATGCACGTTGCGCAAATCACCGGGCAAGGCGCGAACGATGGCAAGGCTTGCCTGCGGATTGACGATAACCGAACCGCCTTCGCTGCCGGCAATCAGGCTTTGCAATGTCAATTGCAGTTCTTTCCACAGATCGGCTTCTGAGCGGGTTTCAATGACCGTGCTGGGAATCGTGGTGGCTTGCGAGCCGCTGGTGTTGGAACCGTTGTTGCCGCCACCGCTGGAACCGCTCTGGCCGGAACTGCTGCCGGCGTCGGCGAGCTGGCCCGAATTGACCCGGGTTTGTGATTGGCCTTTACGGCTCAGGTTCAGGTAGTTGACCGGAATGATCGCGGTTTGCAAACCGGCCGAACTGACTGTGAACAAATTGCCACGCCGTTCGAATTCGTAACCGTAAACGTCGCGGGCAATTTCCATCACGTCCGGAACGCTGACATTGCGCACGGTCAGACTCAAGGTTCCGGTGACGTCGGGGCGAACCACAATGTTGTATGGCGTGCCGGCGACCAGCCCCATGAAAAACTGTCTGGCGTCGACATTGTTGACGTTCAAATCAAAACGCGGTTCCGCCGGCACACTGGCTGCCGGTGGCAACAAGGCTTGCACCACGTCGGCCGGCGGTGTTGCTGCGGGTCGCGCGCTGCTGTCTTTCAAGGCCTGATTGACCGGACCCGGTTCACGTGCCGGTGGCGGCACCGATTGGCAGGCACTGAGCAGAACCGCACTGCTGAGCACGGCACTGCTGAGTAAGAGCGCGCCGGTCAATGCGGTCAGCTGGCTGGCGCGCGGCGGTGTCGCCGGGTAGCCCGTTGTCGACAGCTTGCGAGTAGCAGTCATAAGCCATTCACCTTGGCAGCAGTGCGGCTGTCGAGCGTGGGCGTCAGGCGCAGAATGCGCTGGCCGGTGCCGCTTTTCAGCACAACATGATCGAATGCAATGGCGCTGAGCGTGGCATCGCCAACGCGTTCGCCGGTTTGGTAATAGCGCTCACCGATCAGCGCCAGCCGTTTGTGATCACCGATCACGATCGCGGTCAGCGGATTGCTGACCGGCTTGCTGGCCTGGGCCGCGGCGTTCGGATCCGGCGGTGACCAACCGGGGCGGGTCGGGTCGCGCAACTCAGCGGCACCGGCCGTAGCGCCAAAGGTGAGCCACAGCAGTGCGAACAATTGTTTGCACGGCGGTGAAACGACAGGGCGTGATCTGCGCGCATTAGCCACCGAGCCACCCCTCTTCCTGACCGAGCGTTGCAATTTCCACCGTCATGATGCCGAGCGGGTATTGCTCGACCTGATAGTCGAGGCTGTCCCAGTAAACGGTCCACGGCAAGGCTTCCATCGCCTGCAGGTAACGCAGGCTGTCGAAATAGCTGCCGCGCAGACTGAGTCGCAGCCGATGGCGATACAGATGCGCGGCGTTGTCGATTTTGCTGGCGGCGGCGGTGACCGGATCAACCACGGTGCCGGCGTCGGCATCGGCGTCGGTTCCAGCATCGGTTCCAGCAATAACCGGTTGTTCCAGTGGCAGCTTTTCCAGCGCCACCACCTGCATGCCTTGCTCACGTGCCAGCAGTTGCTGCAACAAGGCCGTCATCTGCTCCGGTGGCACCATGCGCTGCGACAATTGCTGAATCTGATCATCGACCGCCTGCAATTCGGCAGTCACGGCATTGAGCTGGCCGGCGTCTTCCTGACTGGCATGCCATGCCTGCAACTGCGCCAACTCGTTCTCCAGTTGCTCGCGTTGCTGCCGGGTGCTGGCCTGCTGATTTTTTTCCAGCGTGATTTGTTCGCGCAGGGTCGAGAAAAACAGGAATTCGGCAGCGGCAGCAATGATGGCCAGCACCATCGCGATCACCATCAGCCGCTCCCGCTGGCTGAGTGCCAGAAAGCGGTTGTCGAGCCGACGCCAACTAGCGCTGAGCGGCAGCATGGCTGTCTCCTGATTCGGTTTCGGTGGCCAGCGGCTCCGGACTCAGACGGAACGCCAGCACGCCCGGTTTGCTGTCGACGCGGCTGATGCTGAGGCCGGCAAAGCGCTGGCCCTGAAGCGGCGCGGTGGTTTGCAATTTGCCGAGCCAGCTCGGCACGGCGGCGGCATTGAGGGTTTCGCCAGCCAGTTGCAACCGGCCATTTTTGGCCGCGATATGAGTTA contains:
- the mshL gene encoding pilus (MSHA type) biogenesis protein MshL, with the protein product MTATRKLSTTGYPATPPRASQLTALTGALLLSSAVLSSAVLLSACQSVPPPAREPGPVNQALKDSSARPAATPPADVVQALLPPAASVPAEPRFDLNVNNVDARQFFMGLVAGTPYNIVVRPDVTGTLSLTVRNVSVPDVMEIARDVYGYEFERRGNLFTVSSAGLQTAIIPVNYLNLSRKGQSQTRVNSGQLADAGSSSGQSGSSGGGNNGSNTSGSQATTIPSTVIETRSEADLWKELQLTLQSLIAGSEGGSVIVNPQASLAIVRALPGDLRNVHRYLSSAETHLQRQVILEAKILEVTLSDGFQAGIDWTNLSQTGGGTQETGQTGQILDIPAQQNPLNGYFTGIFTGGDFEATLQLLRTQGTVQVLSSPRVSTVNNQKAVIKVGTDEFFVTGISTTTTSGTGGATSTPNVTLSPFFSGIALDVTPQIGDSGDITLHVHPSVSEVKDQTKQIDFGSTGQLTLPLALSSIREADSIVRARSGQIIVIGGLMQDKLSQEDAGIPWLSEIPWLGKLFTQQREASAKSELVILLRPLVTSDEIWQQDIDGSRQRVDRYTGEKP